One part of the Brachyspira sp. SAP_772 genome encodes these proteins:
- a CDS encoding NAD(P)/FAD-dependent oxidoreductase: protein MQSYDVVVIGGGPAGLAAAISTKENGIDNLLMLERDSVLGGILNQCIHNGFGLHRFGEELTGPEYAYRFIEKVYDLNINYKLNTMVLDIALNDDKTKTITYINKEEGLVQINAKAVILAMGCRERSRGALNIPGFRPAGIFSAGAAQHLVNIEGYMPGKEVVILGSGDIGLIMARRMTFEGAKVKVVAEILPFSGGLKRNIVQCLDDFGIPLKLSHTVIDIKGKERLEGVTIAKVDENMKPIKGTEEYYSCDTLLLSVGLIPENELSKEIGVEINPITSGAIVNESLETSIDGVFSCGNVLHVHDLVDFVSEEAETAGKSAASYVLKNKRRDDKNSILLKGSNGVRYTVPSMINADNVDDHVMVRFRVSNIFQNKFLNVYFDGERVIHKKHLIFAPGEMETVKLDKAMLSKEGLKNIEFKIEDN, encoded by the coding sequence ATGCAATCTTATGATGTTGTTGTTATAGGAGGCGGTCCTGCTGGACTTGCTGCTGCCATTTCTACTAAAGAAAATGGAATAGATAATTTGCTTATGTTAGAGCGTGATAGTGTGCTTGGAGGCATACTCAATCAATGCATACATAATGGTTTTGGGCTTCATAGATTTGGTGAAGAGCTTACAGGGCCTGAATATGCTTATAGATTTATAGAGAAAGTTTATGATTTAAATATTAATTATAAACTTAATACTATGGTTTTGGACATTGCTCTTAACGATGATAAAACAAAAACAATTACTTATATAAACAAAGAAGAAGGTTTAGTTCAAATAAATGCTAAAGCTGTAATACTTGCTATGGGCTGCCGTGAGCGTTCTAGGGGTGCTTTAAATATACCGGGTTTTAGACCTGCTGGTATATTTTCTGCAGGTGCTGCTCAGCATTTAGTTAATATTGAAGGATATATGCCCGGAAAAGAGGTTGTTATACTTGGTTCTGGGGATATTGGTCTTATTATGGCTAGGAGAATGACATTTGAAGGAGCTAAAGTAAAAGTGGTGGCTGAGATACTTCCTTTCTCTGGAGGGCTTAAAAGAAATATTGTTCAATGTTTAGACGATTTTGGCATACCTCTTAAACTTAGTCATACTGTTATTGACATTAAAGGAAAAGAGAGACTTGAGGGTGTTACAATAGCTAAAGTTGATGAGAATATGAAGCCTATTAAAGGCACTGAAGAATATTATTCTTGCGATACTTTGCTTTTATCTGTTGGGCTTATTCCTGAAAATGAGCTTTCAAAAGAGATTGGTGTTGAGATTAACCCTATCACTTCTGGAGCTATAGTTAATGAAAGTTTAGAGACTAGTATTGATGGAGTATTCTCTTGCGGTAATGTTCTTCATGTTCATGACTTGGTAGACTTTGTATCTGAGGAAGCTGAAACTGCAGGAAAAAGTGCCGCTTCTTATGTTCTTAAAAACAAAAGAAGAGATGATAAAAACTCTATTTTATTAAAAGGCTCTAATGGTGTGAGATACACTGTACCTTCTATGATTAATGCTGATAATGTGGATGATCATGTGATGGTGAGATTTAGAGTAAGCAATATATTTCAGAATAAATTCTTAAATGTTTATTTTGATGGTGAGAGAGTGATACATAAAAAGCATTTAATATTTGCTCCGGGAGAGATGGAGACTGTTAAGCTTGATAAGGCTATGCTTTCAAAAGAGGGTTTAAAAAATATTGAGTTTAAAATAGAAGATAATTAA
- a CDS encoding arginase family protein translates to MSKTIRLIYPQWQGGIISHWIPELKPEDSSRGYYIGAKLLSILAPQNDNHKTLEVPVSLDIKNREIKNGIMDYDFIISQTKNALDILNKNNPDKIITFGGECSVSVVPFTYLNKKYDNDAALIWIDAHPDITLPEDNTYAGYHAMAVSSCMGNVDKEISSILTSKISADKILFVGLRDWERDEIKKRQEEYSIPHFAPQEASSENIIKWLKKCNASKVLIHFDLDVLEPNEIIAAVGVSPNGMKINEVIKIINDIAKEKDIVGFTIAEHMPRVEIMLKNMMEDLDLFK, encoded by the coding sequence ATGAGTAAAACTATAAGATTAATTTATCCGCAGTGGCAGGGCGGTATTATTTCTCATTGGATACCTGAACTAAAACCTGAAGATTCTTCAAGAGGTTATTATATTGGTGCGAAACTGCTCAGCATACTTGCTCCTCAAAATGATAATCATAAAACTTTAGAAGTTCCTGTTTCTTTGGATATAAAAAACAGAGAAATAAAAAACGGCATTATGGATTATGATTTTATAATATCTCAAACTAAAAATGCATTGGATATTTTAAATAAAAATAATCCTGATAAAATAATAACTTTTGGAGGAGAATGTTCTGTAAGTGTAGTGCCTTTCACATATTTAAATAAAAAATATGATAATGATGCTGCTTTAATTTGGATAGATGCTCACCCTGATATCACTTTGCCAGAAGATAATACCTATGCAGGATATCATGCTATGGCTGTAAGTAGCTGTATGGGTAATGTTGATAAAGAGATAAGCTCTATACTTACAAGCAAAATTTCAGCTGACAAAATATTATTTGTAGGACTTAGAGATTGGGAGAGAGATGAGATAAAAAAACGTCAAGAAGAATACAGCATACCCCATTTTGCTCCTCAAGAAGCTTCAAGTGAAAATATAATAAAGTGGCTTAAGAAATGTAATGCTTCTAAAGTTTTAATACATTTTGATTTGGATGTGCTTGAGCCTAATGAGATAATAGCTGCTGTTGGTGTTTCTCCAAATGGAATGAAGATAAACGAAGTAATAAAAATAATAAATGATATTGCAAAAGAAAAAGATATTGTTGGATTTACTATAGCAGAACATATGCCAAGAGTTGAGATAATGTTAAAAAATATGATGGAAGATTTAGACTTATTTAAGTAA
- the glpK gene encoding glycerol kinase GlpK, with amino-acid sequence MSKYVVAIDQGTTSSRAIVFDYEQNMVSVAQKEFTQIYPHEGWVEHNASEIWATQFGVLQEAIQIAGVKPEEIAAIGITNQRETTVVWDKNTGEPIYNAIVWQCRRTAPICDELKQKGLDVYIRENTGLVVDAYFSGTKIKWILDNVPGAREKANKGDLLFGTIDTWLVWKLTGGKVHVTDYTNASRTMIYNIKDLKWDENILRELDIPMSMLPEVKDSSCVYGYANINGKEVPIAGIAGDQQAALFGQAGFNKGDTKNTYGTGSFILMNIGDNFILSKNGLITTIAIGYKGKIEYALEGSVFIAGAVIQWVRDELRLLHDAKDTEYFASKVKDTNGVYLVPAFVGLGAPYWDMYARGCLVGITRGVNRSHIIRAAEEAIAYQSKDVIDAMVADSKVKLASLKVDGGACRDNFLMQFQSDIIHTKVLRPQITETTALGAAYLAGLAVGFWKDKDEISNKWKLERGFTPSLSEEESNKKYMGWKKAVERAKGWAL; translated from the coding sequence ATGTCAAAATATGTAGTAGCAATAGACCAAGGGACCACTAGCAGCAGAGCAATAGTATTTGATTATGAACAAAACATGGTATCAGTTGCACAGAAAGAATTTACACAAATTTACCCGCATGAAGGTTGGGTGGAGCATAATGCTTCAGAAATATGGGCTACACAATTTGGGGTATTACAAGAAGCTATACAGATTGCAGGTGTTAAGCCTGAAGAGATAGCAGCTATTGGTATAACTAATCAAAGAGAAACTACAGTTGTTTGGGATAAAAACACAGGAGAGCCTATTTATAATGCTATAGTTTGGCAATGTAGAAGAACTGCTCCTATTTGTGATGAATTAAAACAAAAAGGACTTGATGTATATATAAGAGAAAATACAGGTTTGGTTGTTGACGCTTATTTCTCAGGCACAAAAATAAAATGGATACTTGATAATGTTCCCGGTGCTAGAGAAAAAGCTAATAAAGGTGATTTACTTTTCGGTACAATAGACACTTGGCTTGTATGGAAACTAACAGGCGGAAAAGTGCATGTTACTGATTATACTAATGCATCAAGAACTATGATATATAATATTAAAGACCTTAAATGGGATGAAAATATTTTAAGAGAATTAGATATACCTATGAGCATGCTTCCAGAAGTAAAAGACTCTTCATGTGTTTATGGATATGCTAACATTAACGGAAAAGAAGTTCCTATAGCAGGAATAGCAGGAGACCAACAAGCTGCATTATTTGGACAAGCTGGATTTAATAAGGGAGATACAAAAAACACTTATGGTACTGGTAGTTTTATTTTGATGAATATTGGAGATAACTTCATTTTAAGCAAAAATGGACTAATCACAACTATAGCAATAGGATATAAAGGAAAAATTGAATATGCTTTAGAAGGCTCTGTATTTATAGCTGGTGCCGTTATACAATGGGTAAGAGATGAATTAAGGCTTCTTCATGATGCAAAAGACACTGAATATTTTGCTTCAAAAGTAAAAGACACAAACGGAGTTTATTTAGTGCCTGCATTTGTTGGGCTTGGTGCTCCTTATTGGGATATGTATGCTAGGGGCTGTTTGGTAGGTATTACAAGAGGTGTTAATAGAAGCCATATAATAAGGGCTGCAGAAGAGGCTATTGCCTATCAAAGTAAAGATGTAATTGATGCAATGGTAGCAGATAGTAAAGTAAAACTTGCTTCATTAAAAGTAGATGGAGGAGCTTGCAGAGATAATTTTTTAATGCAGTTTCAATCTGACATAATTCACACAAAAGTTCTTCGTCCTCAAATTACAGAAACTACTGCTTTGGGTGCTGCTTATTTAGCAGGACTTGCTGTAGGTTTTTGGAAGGATAAAGATGAAATATCTAATAAATGGAAATTAGAAAGAGGGTTTACCCCTTCACTTTCAGAAGAGGAAAGCAATAAAAAATATATGGGCTGGAAAAAGGCTGTTGAAAGAGCAAAAGGCTGGGCTTTATAA
- the serS gene encoding serine--tRNA ligase gives MIDVKLIRENIELVEENLRKRRSKVSLDKLKALEHERLNLLKEVEQDRAKKNESSKKVGEYMKAGKKEEAEKIKEEMKAFTESLNKKEEKLTELEEAVNNEILYLPNMLSEDVPDGDDEHANKEIIRWGEPRKFDFEVKDHVDIALGLDILDIERAVRMARTRFSLMKGKGAALERALINFMLKKHTSEHGYTEYVPPMLVNGRTMTGTGQLPKFEEDLFKTTDDPALYLIPTAEVPLTNIYREEIIPENMLPLYCTAYTPCFRSEAGSYGKDMRGLIRQHQFDKVELVKICAADKSKEEHEKMLKDAESILQALELPYRVVVLSSGDIGNAAYKTFDIEVWLPSQNMYREISSVSNCWDYQARRMQMRTRRNGKTELVHTLNGSGIAVGRTWIAILENYQQADGSVIIPDALRPFTGFDKIEKPN, from the coding sequence ATGATAGATGTAAAATTAATAAGAGAGAACATTGAATTAGTAGAAGAGAATTTAAGAAAGAGGAGGAGCAAAGTTTCTCTTGACAAATTAAAAGCTTTAGAGCATGAGAGATTAAACCTTTTAAAAGAAGTAGAACAAGATAGAGCAAAGAAAAATGAATCTTCAAAAAAAGTCGGTGAATATATGAAAGCTGGCAAGAAAGAAGAGGCTGAAAAAATAAAAGAAGAAATGAAAGCCTTCACTGAATCCTTAAATAAAAAAGAAGAAAAATTAACAGAATTGGAAGAAGCTGTTAATAATGAAATACTTTATTTACCTAATATGCTTTCTGAAGATGTACCTGATGGTGATGATGAGCATGCTAATAAAGAAATAATAAGATGGGGAGAGCCTCGCAAGTTTGATTTTGAAGTGAAAGACCATGTGGATATAGCTTTAGGGCTTGATATACTTGACATTGAAAGAGCTGTAAGAATGGCTAGAACTCGTTTTTCACTTATGAAAGGAAAGGGTGCTGCATTAGAGAGAGCATTGATTAACTTTATGCTTAAGAAACACACAAGCGAGCATGGTTATACAGAATATGTGCCTCCTATGCTTGTTAATGGCAGAACTATGACAGGTACTGGTCAGCTTCCAAAGTTTGAAGAGGATTTATTTAAAACTACAGATGACCCTGCTTTATACCTTATACCTACTGCTGAAGTTCCTCTTACAAACATATACAGAGAAGAGATTATACCTGAGAATATGCTTCCATTATATTGTACTGCTTATACACCATGTTTCCGTTCTGAGGCTGGTTCTTATGGTAAGGACATGAGAGGTTTAATAAGACAGCACCAATTTGACAAAGTTGAACTCGTAAAAATATGTGCTGCTGACAAGTCTAAAGAAGAACATGAGAAAATGCTTAAAGATGCTGAGAGTATTTTACAGGCATTAGAATTACCTTATAGAGTGGTTGTTCTTTCTTCTGGAGATATAGGAAATGCTGCATACAAAACTTTTGATATAGAAGTTTGGCTTCCTTCACAAAACATGTACAGAGAAATTTCAAGTGTAAGTAACTGTTGGGATTATCAGGCAAGAAGGATGCAAATGAGAACTAGAAGAAACGGCAAAACTGAATTAGTACATACATTAAACGGTTCTGGTATTGCTGTTGGAAGAACTTGGATAGCTATACTTGAAAATTATCAGCAGGCAGACGGAAGCGTAATAATTCCAGATGCTTTAAGACCATTTACAGGGTTTGACAAGATAGAGAAGCCTAATTAA
- a CDS encoding NAD(P)/FAD-dependent oxidoreductase: MYDVLIIGAGVSGTSSARELSRYKANICVVERGEDVCSGTSKSNSGIVHAGFDAANGSLMAKLNVLGNKMMKKIAEDLDVPFRQNGSLVVCTNEEDIPNLKVIYERGIKNGVEGLQILNREEVHKKEPNLNDNVCAALYAPTGGIVDPFILNIAYAENAHANGVEFKFYTEVINIKKLSDGTFEVETNNGTIKAKYVVNAAGVYADKFHNMMSKNKIHITPRRGDYILLDKEVDNLVTSTIFALPTKLGKGILVTPTAHGNIMLGPTAIDIEDKEGLNTTAEGLTQIIEKSKMTVKNIPYNKVITSFCGLRPHEDNHEFIIKEIEDCEGFFDCAGIESPGLVSSPAIGVMVADIVSKKGNFEKKENFIEKRKGITHFNALSNEEKNKLIKENPLYGHIICRCEKVTEGEIVEAIKSPIGAKSIDGVKRRVRAGLGRCQGGFCSPKIIEILARELNVSPITITKCGKGSEIVIGYDKEAL, from the coding sequence ATGTATGATGTACTAATTATAGGTGCGGGTGTTTCTGGTACTTCTTCAGCACGTGAGCTTTCAAGATATAAGGCTAATATATGCGTTGTTGAGAGGGGGGAAGATGTTTGCTCAGGCACTTCAAAATCTAATAGCGGAATAGTGCATGCTGGGTTTGATGCTGCTAATGGTTCTCTTATGGCTAAATTAAATGTTTTAGGAAATAAGATGATGAAAAAAATAGCAGAAGACCTTGATGTGCCTTTTAGACAGAATGGTTCTTTGGTGGTATGCACCAATGAAGAGGATATTCCTAATTTAAAAGTAATATACGAAAGAGGAATAAAAAACGGAGTTGAAGGGCTTCAAATATTAAACAGAGAAGAGGTTCACAAAAAAGAGCCTAATCTTAATGATAATGTATGTGCGGCTTTGTATGCTCCTACTGGAGGTATAGTTGACCCTTTTATATTAAATATTGCTTATGCTGAAAATGCTCATGCAAATGGTGTAGAGTTTAAGTTTTACACAGAAGTAATTAATATCAAAAAACTTTCTGACGGCACTTTTGAAGTAGAAACTAATAACGGCACTATAAAAGCAAAATATGTTGTAAATGCTGCGGGTGTTTATGCTGATAAGTTTCATAATATGATGAGTAAAAACAAAATACATATCACCCCTAGAAGAGGAGATTATATTTTACTTGATAAGGAAGTTGATAATCTTGTTACTTCTACAATATTTGCTTTGCCTACAAAACTAGGTAAAGGTATTTTGGTTACTCCAACAGCTCATGGCAATATAATGCTTGGGCCTACTGCAATTGATATAGAAGACAAAGAAGGTTTAAACACAACCGCTGAAGGGCTTACACAAATTATAGAAAAATCCAAAATGACAGTAAAAAATATTCCTTACAATAAAGTTATTACTTCTTTCTGCGGGCTTCGTCCTCATGAGGATAATCATGAGTTTATCATTAAAGAAATTGAAGACTGCGAGGGATTTTTTGACTGTGCTGGAATAGAATCTCCCGGACTTGTTTCTTCACCTGCTATTGGGGTTATGGTTGCAGATATTGTAAGCAAAAAAGGAAACTTTGAGAAAAAAGAAAACTTTATAGAAAAGAGAAAAGGAATTACTCATTTTAATGCTCTTTCTAATGAAGAGAAAAATAAACTTATAAAAGAAAATCCTTTATACGGACATATTATTTGCAGATGCGAGAAGGTTACAGAGGGCGAAATAGTAGAAGCTATAAAGAGCCCAATAGGAGCAAAATCTATTGACGGAGTTAAAAGGCGTGTACGTGCTGGGCTTGGAAGATGTCAGGGCGGTTTCTGTTCTCCTAAGATAATAGAGATTTTGGCTAGGGAGCTTAATGTTTCACCTATAACTATTACAAAATGCGGTAAGGGTTCTGAAATAGTTATTGGCTATGACAAGGAAGCTTTATAA
- a CDS encoding DUF4241 domain-containing protein yields MDKNFKEQFEKVKHLLIPSFDLDKPFSDKKFNDIELDILDIGEVNLSSGKIIACDPLAYLYENEVYPFIQTVKPDKYKVSLLIIKDEERISIAKISFSNNKPKRYELAVIGEEDLSEVEEGEFFGYPVDAGMGCFCDYDAAKKYFEYENKLKEEKGEDFDNRYDDLFSDLLEDNAKKNPKYQSKYGDWLNWNVGESDSNIVLFTSGYGDGYYPSYFAYDENDNICALYTLFIDLNSDDEE; encoded by the coding sequence ATGGATAAAAATTTTAAAGAACAATTTGAAAAAGTAAAACATCTTCTTATACCTAGTTTTGATTTGGATAAGCCTTTTAGTGATAAAAAATTTAATGATATAGAACTTGATATATTAGATATAGGAGAAGTTAATTTATCATCAGGAAAAATAATTGCCTGTGATCCTTTAGCATATTTATATGAGAATGAAGTATATCCATTCATTCAAACTGTAAAGCCTGATAAATATAAAGTTTCGCTTCTTATAATAAAAGATGAAGAGAGAATTTCTATAGCTAAAATTTCTTTCTCTAATAATAAACCTAAAAGATATGAACTTGCTGTTATAGGCGAAGAGGATTTATCTGAAGTAGAAGAAGGAGAGTTTTTTGGATATCCAGTAGATGCTGGTATGGGTTGTTTTTGCGATTATGATGCAGCTAAAAAATATTTTGAATACGAAAATAAACTTAAAGAAGAAAAAGGCGAAGATTTTGACAACAGATACGATGATTTATTTTCTGATTTATTAGAAGATAATGCAAAAAAGAATCCAAAATATCAATCTAAATATGGCGATTGGCTTAATTGGAATGTAGGTGAAAGCGATTCTAATATAGTATTATTTACAAGCGGTTATGGTGATGGTTATTATCCTTCCTATTTTGCTTATGATGAAAATGATAATATATGTGCATTATACACATTATTTATAGATTTGAATAGTGATGATGAAGAATAA
- a CDS encoding DUF2971 domain-containing protein yields MEINESLLKILNLIEEKLKKEEFQEALTICTEQIKINKPMLALFFYRGKCYYYLGLKKNHSEYFQLAIKDFDYSLHLLNNTESNYTVKHNEICLYRGLANIQLKNYVNSIKDFSEIINIDNYNISAHFYRGLSYYNLGLANNNESSKTHFELALKDFNKILEMDFENGFDYYNTYYNRGLVNGSLNNLEESIIDFNKAVEYGANINYEQIYYNRAVSYFRLTLNTKKNYIIYYNEFIKDINKAIILTDEKYKYYYYKFIFHFYLALYKDDNFHFFYNNFLDDFNFALKCEKSNECELYINKGIFYYYLGLKYKNNEYFNLAVENFNNILNLINKNANQYLYNNIPNYARSYYYIGLSYFQLKNYKKVINITNNLKKYKLIYENMLEINNAQIDSLLIINNKKLESKKFQNQILSLYKETIKLYDNVKYDNTNSLTTFNIILSITDKLNSLKIDNFKKIDFIKNFEYITNLILKTHFNIKYHYKIENNSLYNYTRVNKNILRSILNNTLWCSNTKEFNDPVDPCIRNLRKEKQNQFYDYLLEKIKVACLTTHNDNTLMWSHYADKHQGICIEYDINNIYYKNNIILKKIDYNKK; encoded by the coding sequence ATGGAAATAAATGAAAGTTTATTAAAAATATTAAATCTAATAGAAGAAAAACTAAAAAAAGAAGAATTTCAAGAAGCTTTAACTATTTGTACAGAACAAATAAAAATTAATAAACCAATGTTAGCACTATTTTTCTATAGAGGAAAATGTTATTATTATCTTGGACTAAAAAAAAATCATTCTGAATATTTCCAATTAGCTATTAAAGATTTTGATTATTCTTTACATTTACTAAATAATACAGAAAGTAATTATACTGTTAAACATAATGAAATCTGTTTGTACAGAGGTCTAGCTAATATTCAATTAAAAAATTATGTAAATTCAATAAAAGATTTTTCAGAAATTATTAATATTGATAATTATAATATATCAGCACATTTTTATAGAGGACTATCATATTATAATTTAGGTTTAGCAAATAATAATGAAAGCTCTAAAACACATTTTGAATTAGCATTAAAAGACTTTAATAAAATATTAGAAATGGATTTTGAAAATGGATTTGATTATTACAACACATATTATAATAGAGGACTTGTCAATGGCTCTTTGAATAATTTAGAGGAATCAATAATTGATTTTAATAAAGCTGTTGAATATGGTGCAAATATTAATTATGAACAAATTTATTATAATCGTGCTGTATCATATTTTAGATTAACTTTAAATACAAAAAAGAATTATATAATATATTATAATGAATTTATAAAAGATATAAATAAAGCAATAATATTAACTGATGAAAAATATAAATATTATTATTATAAATTTATATTTCATTTTTATTTAGCTTTATATAAAGATGATAATTTTCATTTTTTCTACAATAATTTTTTAGATGACTTTAATTTTGCTTTAAAATGTGAAAAATCAAATGAATGTGAACTTTATATTAATAAAGGAATATTTTATTATTATTTAGGATTGAAATATAAAAATAATGAATATTTTAACTTAGCTGTAGAAAATTTTAATAACATATTAAATTTAATCAATAAAAATGCTAATCAATATCTATATAATAATATTCCTAATTATGCACGTTCATACTATTACATTGGATTATCTTATTTTCAATTAAAAAATTATAAAAAAGTTATTAATATAACTAATAATTTAAAAAAATATAAATTAATATATGAAAATATGTTGGAAATAAATAATGCTCAAATAGATTCTCTGTTAATAATAAATAACAAAAAATTAGAATCTAAAAAATTTCAAAATCAAATTTTATCTTTATATAAAGAGACTATAAAATTATATGATAATGTAAAATATGATAATACTAATTCTTTAACAACATTTAATATTATATTGTCAATTACAGATAAATTGAATTCATTAAAAATAGATAATTTTAAAAAAATAGATTTTATAAAAAATTTTGAATATATAACTAATTTGATTTTGAAAACTCATTTCAATATAAAATATCATTATAAAATAGAGAATAATAGTTTATATAATTACACAAGAGTTAATAAAAATATATTAAGAAGTATATTAAATAATACTTTATGGTGCAGTAATACAAAAGAATTTAATGATCCTGTTGATCCATGTATTAGAAATTTGAGAAAAGAAAAACAAAACCAATTTTATGATTATTTATTAGAAAAAATAAAAGTAGCTTGTTTAACTACACATAATGATAATACTTTAATGTGGAGCCATTATGCTGATAAACATCAAGGTATATGTATTGAATATGATATTAATAATATTTATTATAAGAATAATATTATATTAAAAAAAATTGACTATAATAAAAAATGA
- a CDS encoding MIP/aquaporin family protein — protein MYTKKSEFLAEIIGSMFIALFGCGVVASVVVGNNGAPINIHIAWGLAVTFGIYASGKISGAHLNPAVTLALAATGRFQWSKVWYYILAQMIGFFIGAAIVFAVYYGKWIEVDPNLENTAGVFTTFPAVPGFLYGFIDQVVGTFLLVFLILATGDANNTPAGANLGPIIVGLIIVAIGMSFGFMHGYAINPARDLAPRLFAVLVGFKNNGLTDGSNVWIVPIIGPIVGGIFGAIVYDVTIGNIFSKK, from the coding sequence ATGTACACTAAGAAATCAGAATTTTTAGCAGAAATAATTGGCTCTATGTTTATAGCATTATTTGGATGCGGAGTTGTAGCATCTGTAGTTGTAGGAAACAATGGTGCTCCTATTAATATACATATAGCTTGGGGACTTGCTGTTACATTTGGTATATATGCTTCTGGTAAAATAAGCGGTGCTCATTTAAATCCTGCTGTTACACTTGCATTAGCTGCAACAGGAAGGTTTCAATGGTCTAAAGTTTGGTATTATATATTAGCACAGATGATAGGGTTTTTTATTGGAGCTGCTATAGTATTTGCTGTTTATTATGGAAAATGGATAGAGGTTGATCCTAATCTTGAGAATACTGCAGGGGTATTTACTACTTTCCCAGCAGTTCCCGGTTTTTTATACGGATTTATAGATCAAGTTGTAGGAACATTTCTTTTAGTATTTCTAATACTTGCCACAGGTGATGCTAACAATACGCCTGCTGGTGCTAATTTAGGACCTATAATAGTTGGTCTTATAATAGTAGCTATAGGTATGTCATTTGGATTTATGCATGGTTATGCTATTAATCCTGCACGCGACTTAGCACCTAGACTTTTTGCTGTTTTAGTAGGTTTTAAAAACAATGGGCTTACAGACGGCAGTAATGTTTGGATAGTACCAATAATAGGACCAATAGTAGGGGGAATATTTGGAGCTATCGTTTATGATGTTACAATAGGAAATATATTTTCTAAAAAATAA
- a CDS encoding rubrerythrin family protein, with protein sequence MDLKNSKTSENLKTAFIGEAMARCKYIYYAEKAREEGMECLALAFEKASRNEQEHGKLWFERYHGILSKDENLKDAIAGETYESEEMYLNFAKTAKEEGFNDIAILFEHVAKIEEGHKKMFENFLGEKANEVSKWQCKKCGYIHTEAKAPKRCPVCEQYRVGGIN encoded by the coding sequence ATGGATTTAAAAAACTCGAAGACTAGTGAAAACTTAAAAACAGCCTTTATTGGTGAAGCAATGGCAAGGTGCAAATATATATATTATGCTGAAAAGGCAAGAGAAGAAGGAATGGAGTGTTTGGCATTAGCTTTTGAGAAGGCATCAAGAAATGAACAGGAACATGGAAAATTATGGTTTGAACGCTATCATGGAATTTTATCTAAAGATGAAAATCTTAAAGATGCAATTGCAGGAGAAACTTATGAATCTGAAGAAATGTATTTAAACTTTGCAAAAACTGCAAAAGAAGAGGGATTTAATGATATAGCTATTCTCTTTGAACATGTAGCAAAAATAGAAGAAGGACATAAAAAGATGTTTGAAAACTTCTTAGGAGAAAAAGCTAATGAAGTATCAAAATGGCAATGTAAAAAATGCGGATATATACATACAGAGGCTAAAGCACCAAAGAGATGTCCAGTATGCGAACAATATAGAGTTGGCGGAATCAATTAA
- a CDS encoding DUF1667 domain-containing protein, whose product MEKKELTCICCPMGCALSVELEGSNVLTVSGNTCKRGDTYARDEVVRPVRMVTSIVKVKNGKLRMLPVKTKEPIDKSKINECLEALKTVEVKAPIHIGDIVVENAAGVSIVATRNIEAV is encoded by the coding sequence ATGGAAAAAAAAGAATTAACTTGTATATGCTGCCCTATGGGCTGTGCTTTGTCTGTAGAATTAGAGGGAAGTAATGTTTTAACTGTAAGCGGAAACACTTGCAAAAGAGGCGACACTTATGCTAGAGATGAAGTTGTTCGTCCTGTGAGAATGGTTACTTCTATAGTAAAAGTAAAAAACGGAAAATTAAGAATGCTTCCTGTAAAAACTAAAGAGCCTATAGACAAATCAAAAATTAATGAATGTCTTGAAGCTTTAAAAACTGTAGAAGTGAAAGCACCTATTCATATAGGTGATATTGTTGTAGAGAATGCAGCTGGTGTTAGTATAGTTGCTACTAGAAATATCGAGGCCGTTTAA